The following coding sequences are from one uncultured Desulfobacter sp. window:
- a CDS encoding CapA family protein, giving the protein MADTNFFNFQTGSWARDTGPTNAATLIIAGDWAPIRAFAPLIESGPRGIYGDVLPLLQDADLTVVNLEAQLSDIGSESCKSGAVFKGKPCHVKGLAAVPFSAVTLANNHMFDFGVDAFRQTTEVLDRHGIARTGAGMTQEAAEAPLIMEAKGIRIAIINISEGEDLTAAGPGPGVAGWDIESACSRIQTLKQDIPQRPHAVIAIAHCGLEYIPFAPEYVTNAFRELADAGADAVIGHHPHVPQGLFFHGNTPICCSLGNFVFYQPTHLFWRKLGYMVRLCVSKNGVVGLDVAPYRIHDRGVQMLAGPDRDYFFKRFRQISGPLATTEGSKDAWQGFLDYYGMHGFKNEVNMILNKLDNTPGKAAAMFRNRLTTAQHFHHWKDLLTRVVEGKMGQSPAWAQDLAREWLTRQI; this is encoded by the coding sequence ATGGCGGACACAAATTTCTTTAATTTTCAAACCGGTTCCTGGGCCAGGGATACCGGGCCGACAAATGCCGCCACCCTGATCATCGCCGGGGACTGGGCGCCCATCCGGGCCTTTGCCCCGCTGATTGAATCCGGTCCCCGGGGCATATACGGCGATGTTCTGCCTCTGTTGCAGGACGCCGACCTAACCGTTGTGAACCTGGAAGCCCAGTTAAGTGATATCGGCAGTGAATCATGTAAAAGCGGGGCTGTGTTCAAAGGCAAGCCATGCCATGTGAAAGGACTGGCCGCAGTGCCTTTTTCCGCTGTCACACTGGCGAACAACCATATGTTTGATTTTGGTGTTGACGCATTCCGGCAGACCACCGAAGTTCTGGACCGTCACGGCATCGCCCGCACAGGTGCAGGCATGACCCAAGAGGCAGCTGAAGCGCCCCTGATTATGGAAGCCAAAGGGATTCGCATTGCCATCATCAACATCAGCGAAGGAGAAGATCTAACCGCCGCCGGTCCGGGTCCGGGTGTGGCCGGGTGGGACATTGAAAGTGCCTGCTCCCGCATTCAAACGCTGAAACAAGATATCCCCCAGAGGCCCCATGCCGTCATCGCCATTGCCCACTGCGGTCTTGAATATATCCCCTTTGCACCGGAATACGTCACAAATGCCTTCAGGGAACTGGCCGATGCCGGAGCAGACGCCGTAATCGGGCATCATCCCCATGTACCCCAGGGATTGTTCTTCCATGGAAACACACCGATCTGCTGCAGCCTGGGCAACTTTGTGTTTTACCAACCCACCCATCTATTCTGGCGGAAATTAGGTTATATGGTGCGCCTGTGCGTCAGCAAAAACGGGGTGGTCGGCCTGGATGTCGCGCCCTACCGGATTCATGACCGGGGCGTTCAGATGCTTGCCGGGCCGGACCGGGATTATTTCTTCAAACGGTTCAGGCAGATCAGCGGCCCCTTAGCCACAACCGAAGGTAGTAAAGATGCCTGGCAGGGCTTTTTGGATTATTACGGGATGCACGGATTCAAAAATGAAGTCAACATGATTTTAAACAAACTGGACAACACGCCGGGCAAGGCGGCAGCCATGTTCAGAAACCGGTTGACCACGGCCCAGCATTTTCACCACTGGAAAGATCTGCTCACCCGTGTGGTGGAAGGCAAAATGGGCCAAAGCCCTGCCTGGGCCCAGGATTTGGCCCGGGAGTGGCTGACAAGGCAGATTTAA
- the alr gene encoding alanine racemase, whose amino-acid sequence MNSSSAQTFLEPQSRVQVDLSRFGHNVRTLNALIPTTTRFCAVVKANAYGHGGIQCAKTAIENGASFLAVARISEAVAMRDAGITAPILLLGEALPEQVSFLAAHGIRASVADIQSAKALSAAAQLLNTTLKIHIKLDTGMGRLGFLHPDVVPRNSRESAGIDQAGEIPALEGLEVEGAYTHFAKADLIDKTHAGGQLNRFNEMVAMLADMGIRPKIRHAANSAGVLELREAHFDMVRPGVAMYGMAPSDEIDITKHTLAPIMSITAKVIYVKPVPENFTVSYGCTHITTAPTVIATVPIGYADGYNRLLSNQGQMLIKGKKAPIVGRVTMDFTMIDVGHIPGVKPGDDVTILGAQGDEQITADHIARLTGTINYEVTTGLTGRMPLSYV is encoded by the coding sequence ATGAATTCCTCCAGCGCACAAACGTTTCTTGAGCCCCAAAGCCGGGTGCAGGTGGATCTATCCCGCTTTGGACATAATGTACGCACCCTGAACGCTTTGATTCCGACCACTACCCGGTTCTGTGCCGTGGTCAAGGCCAATGCCTACGGACATGGCGGAATCCAATGCGCAAAAACCGCAATTGAAAACGGGGCCTCTTTTCTTGCCGTGGCCCGGATCTCCGAAGCTGTCGCCATGAGAGACGCCGGGATCACCGCGCCCATTCTTCTTTTGGGAGAAGCCCTGCCCGAACAGGTCTCTTTTCTTGCCGCCCACGGCATCCGGGCAAGTGTTGCGGATATCCAATCCGCCAAAGCCTTGTCTGCCGCGGCACAACTTTTAAATACCACCTTAAAAATTCATATCAAGCTGGATACGGGCATGGGGCGTCTTGGGTTTCTTCATCCGGACGTGGTGCCCCGAAACTCCAGGGAATCGGCAGGTATCGACCAGGCCGGGGAGATTCCCGCCCTGGAAGGCCTTGAGGTGGAAGGCGCATATACCCATTTTGCCAAGGCAGACCTCATTGATAAAACCCATGCCGGGGGCCAGCTGAACCGGTTCAATGAGATGGTTGCCATGCTTGCAGATATGGGAATCCGGCCGAAAATTCGCCATGCCGCCAATTCCGCCGGCGTTCTTGAGTTGCGCGAAGCCCATTTTGACATGGTACGCCCGGGCGTTGCCATGTACGGGATGGCCCCTTCTGATGAGATAGATATCACAAAACATACCCTTGCACCGATCATGTCCATCACGGCAAAAGTCATTTATGTCAAGCCGGTACCTGAAAATTTCACGGTATCTTACGGCTGTACCCATATCACCACAGCACCCACGGTGATTGCCACAGTACCCATCGGGTATGCAGACGGATACAACAGGCTCTTGTCAAACCAGGGTCAAATGCTGATTAAAGGCAAAAAGGCGCCGATTGTGGGCAGGGTTACCATGGATTTCACGATGATTGATGTGGGCCACATTCCAGGGGTCAAACCCGGAGACGATGTCACCATCCTCGGTGCCCAGGGAGATGAACAAATTACGGCGGACCACATTGCCCGTCTCACAGGAACCATCAACTACGAGGTCACCACAGGCCTGACCGGCCGGATGCCGTTGTCCTACGTGTAA
- a CDS encoding aminotransferase class IV, which yields MDIYYIDGKFVSEDEATLSVKDITVLRGFGVFDFLITYNKRPFRLEKHVERLENSARHIGLELNHSNKEICDIVMQTIEKNPHHQEENIRIVYTGGISSDGVTPQGNGILMVMATPKHELPEWWYTQGTKIITVDMERFIPEAKSSNYLSAVFAQQKARSRGAVEAIYKNKENCLLEGTTTNLFAFKGATLITPPVGILPGVTRDAVLERLENKYDIVLDCIPQADIADMDEVFITASNKEIVPVIQVDDSVIAEGKPGEKTRALMADWKAYTTAYGLGEAD from the coding sequence ATGGACATCTATTATATTGACGGCAAATTCGTATCCGAAGACGAGGCCACGCTTTCCGTCAAAGACATCACCGTATTAAGGGGATTTGGCGTATTTGACTTTCTGATCACCTATAACAAACGCCCATTTCGTCTGGAAAAACACGTGGAGCGCCTGGAAAATTCCGCCCGCCACATCGGACTTGAACTGAATCATTCCAACAAAGAGATCTGTGACATTGTGATGCAGACCATAGAAAAAAACCCGCATCACCAGGAGGAGAATATCCGCATCGTCTACACCGGCGGCATCAGCTCTGACGGGGTCACCCCCCAGGGAAACGGCATCCTAATGGTCATGGCCACCCCCAAGCATGAACTGCCGGAGTGGTGGTACACCCAAGGCACCAAAATCATCACCGTGGACATGGAACGATTTATCCCCGAGGCCAAGAGCAGCAACTACCTGTCAGCCGTATTTGCCCAGCAAAAGGCCCGCAGCCGGGGCGCCGTTGAAGCCATATACAAAAATAAGGAAAATTGTCTGCTCGAAGGCACCACCACCAATCTTTTCGCGTTTAAGGGCGCCACCCTGATTACCCCGCCGGTGGGCATTTTGCCCGGCGTCACCCGGGATGCGGTGCTGGAACGTCTGGAAAACAAATACGACATTGTCCTGGATTGTATTCCCCAGGCAGACATAGCCGACATGGATGAGGTGTTTATCACGGCATCCAACAAAGAGATCGTACCCGTCATCCAGGTGGATGATTCCGTCATCGCCGAAGGTAAACCTGGAGAAAAAACAAGGGCCTTGATGGCGGACTGGAAAGCATACACCACCGCATATGGTCTTGGAGAAGCAGACTGA
- a CDS encoding class I SAM-dependent methyltransferase, translated as MNDSAKAHYTCPDLGSKIRQGLEKAGKIPDQIALRDLAPVDQLHTGAAPATIELVEKAGLEKGMTVLDAGCGIGGTSRLLAQHFGLVVHGIDLSDDFIETAHLLNQWCGVAKDDTITLKQGSLLELPYPDNFFDAVLCQHVLLNIEDKARAFAEFSRVLAPGGKLLIHEIVDGPGPEPRYPVPWAADAPASMLCSRQLLGEHAQKSGFELVFGEDKTTSAALWWEKVNAIKKARGTGPLNPGLVFGENAGHFGANMEHNFKKQAVLCVEEIWIKSNQN; from the coding sequence ATGAATGATTCTGCCAAAGCCCATTACACCTGCCCGGATCTTGGGTCAAAAATTCGTCAGGGACTTGAAAAGGCCGGCAAAATTCCGGACCAGATCGCTCTGCGGGATCTTGCCCCGGTGGACCAGCTCCATACGGGGGCGGCCCCTGCCACCATCGAACTTGTGGAAAAAGCCGGACTGGAAAAAGGCATGACTGTTCTGGATGCAGGCTGCGGCATTGGCGGCACCTCCAGGCTTCTGGCACAACATTTCGGACTTGTTGTCCATGGCATTGACCTGTCCGATGATTTCATTGAAACCGCACATCTGTTAAACCAGTGGTGCGGCGTTGCAAAGGACGACACCATAACCCTGAAACAAGGTTCCCTGCTGGAGTTACCTTACCCCGATAACTTTTTTGATGCCGTGCTCTGCCAGCACGTACTGCTTAATATCGAAGACAAAGCTAGAGCCTTTGCCGAATTTTCGAGGGTGCTGGCCCCCGGAGGAAAGCTTCTTATCCATGAAATTGTGGACGGCCCCGGACCTGAACCGCGTTACCCTGTTCCCTGGGCCGCTGACGCGCCCGCCTCCATGCTCTGTTCCCGTCAGCTTCTCGGGGAGCATGCCCAGAAATCAGGATTTGAACTTGTGTTCGGTGAAGATAAAACAACAAGTGCAGCGCTCTGGTGGGAAAAGGTCAATGCCATCAAAAAGGCCAGGGGCACTGGCCCGTTGAACCCAGGCCTGGTTTTCGGGGAAAATGCCGGGCATTTTGGTGCCAACATGGAACATAATTTCAAGAAGCAGGCAGTGCTGTGCGTGGAAGAAATCTGGATAAAATCTAATCAAAATTAA
- the glk gene encoding glucokinase has translation MMLAGDIGGTKIELAIYADRTNVPANPVHEARFKSADYQSFETIVQEFLSQTRLKPQLACFGVAGPVTDGHSRITNLPWEIDAGKIEQTCGIPSVFLLNDLEAIAVSVPHLGNDALFTLNPGAPDPKGNRAVIAPGTGLGVALLVRAGAGYRAFASEGGHTAFSPRDAQEVKLLEFLIQRYGHVSFERVCSGSRLPDIYDYFLENKIFAEPEWLRKKLDAATDKTPVIVETALEHKADICEATLDVFVRALGTIIGNMSVTLLPTGGIYLGGGIPPRILNRLTQPDFLNRIADKGRFSSLCANLPVHVILDPQAALHGAAWYGFENGM, from the coding sequence ATGATGCTTGCAGGAGATATCGGCGGCACAAAAATTGAGCTTGCGATCTATGCCGACAGGACAAACGTCCCGGCAAATCCGGTTCACGAAGCCCGTTTTAAAAGTGCTGATTATCAATCTTTTGAAACCATTGTTCAAGAATTTTTAAGTCAGACCCGTCTAAAGCCCCAACTTGCATGTTTCGGGGTGGCGGGGCCGGTAACAGACGGCCATTCCCGGATCACCAACCTGCCCTGGGAAATTGATGCGGGTAAAATTGAACAGACCTGCGGCATCCCCAGTGTCTTTTTGTTGAACGATTTGGAAGCCATTGCCGTTTCCGTGCCCCACTTGGGCAATGATGCCCTTTTTACCCTGAACCCTGGGGCACCGGATCCCAAAGGAAACAGGGCCGTCATTGCACCGGGCACAGGCCTGGGCGTTGCGTTGCTGGTCCGGGCAGGTGCCGGGTATCGTGCCTTTGCAAGTGAAGGGGGGCATACTGCCTTTTCTCCCCGGGATGCCCAGGAAGTAAAACTTCTGGAATTTTTAATCCAACGGTATGGACACGTCAGTTTTGAACGGGTATGTTCGGGCAGCCGGCTGCCTGATATTTATGACTATTTTCTGGAAAATAAAATTTTTGCCGAACCTGAGTGGCTAAGGAAAAAACTGGATGCGGCGACGGATAAAACACCGGTGATTGTGGAAACCGCCCTTGAACACAAGGCCGATATCTGTGAGGCGACACTGGACGTGTTTGTCCGCGCCCTTGGCACGATCATCGGCAATATGTCCGTGACACTTCTGCCCACAGGCGGCATCTATCTTGGCGGCGGCATACCGCCCCGCATTCTGAATAGGCTGACCCAGCCCGATTTTCTAAACCGTATCGCTGACAAAGGGCGGTTTTCCTCATTGTGCGCCAATCTGCCCGTCCATGTGATTCTCGATCCCCAGGCCGCATTGCATGGTGCGGCCTGGTATGGGTTTGAGAACGGGATGTAG
- a CDS encoding sulfite exporter TauE/SafE family protein — MIYIALYLAVGGVAGVLAGLLGIGGGLIIVPMLTSVFTHQHVAHEVIVHMALGTSLASILFTSVSSMRSHHKRGAVVWPVVFRITPGILVGTFTGTWIASMLSTNFLKCFFGIFLYYVATQMLMGIKPKPTRDIPGTAGIFAAGSIIGVFSSLVGIGGGTLSVPFLTWCNTKIHKAIGTSAGIGLPIAVAGFIGYVINGLGVSNLPPHSLGFVNLGALAGIVAASVLTAPIGVKLAHSLPVDKLKRVFAVLLYVVGTRMLISVFW, encoded by the coding sequence ATGATTTATATCGCGTTGTATCTGGCTGTGGGCGGTGTGGCCGGTGTGCTGGCCGGGCTTTTAGGTATTGGTGGCGGCCTTATAATTGTTCCCATGCTGACTTCGGTGTTCACCCACCAGCATGTGGCCCATGAAGTCATTGTTCACATGGCCCTGGGCACGTCGCTGGCCAGTATTTTGTTTACCTCGGTTTCCAGTATGCGTTCCCACCATAAACGCGGTGCCGTGGTGTGGCCGGTGGTATTTCGAATCACTCCGGGTATTCTGGTGGGAACATTTACAGGCACGTGGATTGCGTCCATGCTCTCCACCAATTTTCTTAAATGTTTTTTCGGCATCTTTTTATACTATGTGGCCACCCAGATGCTCATGGGCATAAAACCCAAACCCACCCGGGATATTCCGGGTACCGCAGGGATCTTTGCGGCAGGCAGCATCATCGGCGTCTTTTCAAGTCTTGTGGGGATCGGCGGCGGCACCCTGTCCGTGCCGTTTTTAACCTGGTGCAATACCAAGATTCATAAAGCCATCGGGACGTCTGCCGGTATTGGTTTGCCCATTGCTGTAGCCGGGTTTATAGGATATGTAATCAACGGGCTGGGTGTTTCGAACCTGCCGCCCCACTCCCTGGGATTTGTCAATCTTGGTGCCCTGGCAGGCATTGTTGCTGCCTCGGTGCTCACGGCACCCATTGGGGTTAAACTTGCCCACAGCCTGCCTGTGGATAAGCTCAAACGTGTTTTTGCCGTGCTGCTTTACGTGGTGGGGACCAGAATGCTGATCTCTGTGTTCTGGTGA